GCCGCAGCGCGGAGAGGAGGTCGTTCAAGCTCTGGGTATAGTGTCCGACGCTGTCGAAGCGGAACATGACCCGGGTGATCAGCATCCGCCGCAGCCGCTCGCGCGGCGCCATCGGCTCGCGGTGGATTTCCCGCAGGCGCTCCAGCAGCCGTTCGACGATGCGATCGATGTGGGCGAGGACCAGGTCCTCCTTGCCGGGGAAGTGCAGGTAGACCGTTCCCTTCCCGATCCCCACCTCCTGAGCCAGGTCTTCCATCGTCATCTTGCGATAACCGTAACGGGCCAGCAGGGTGTCCACCCCGTCCAGAATCAGGTCGGCGATATCTTCGCGCCGGGCGATTTGTCTCATTTGACCCATGACCGGATTTATACTTTAGTCATATTCGCCGGAGGATGCAAGTGCCCCCGGCTCGCGGCCCGCGGCCCGCAATCATGCTGTGGGGGATGTATCCGTGAGGAGCGGCTGGGGCGGCCCGCGCCGCGCTCGCCGGGGTCAGGAATCCTTCAGCCGATCGGTGAGGAGCTTCTGAATCATGGCGGGATTGGCCTTTCCCTTGGTGGCCTTCATCACCTGCCCCATGAAGAAGCCGAAGGTGGCGGCCTTGCCGGCGCGGTACTGCTGCAGAGGTCCCGGATTGGCCGCGATGACCTGATCGATGGCGGTGAGCAGCTCCGCTTCGTCGCTGATCTGCGTCAGTCCGCGCGCCCGGACGATCTCCGGCGCCGGCTGGCGCGTGGTCCACATCTCCTCGAAGACCTCCTTGGCCAGGCTGCCGCTGAGGGTCCCGGACAGGATCAAGCCAATCAGCTCGGCCAGCGCTTCCGGAGAGACCGGGCACTGCGCGATGTCGGCTTTCGCTTCCTTGAGCTTGCGCAGCACCTCCCCCATCACCCAGTTGCTCGCGGCCTTGGGATTGGCGCTGGCCTTTGCAGCCACCTCGAAATAATCGGCCAGCTCGCGCGTGGTGGTCAGGACGTCGGCATCGTACGCCGGGAGCTGGTATTCGGAGACCAGGCGGTCGCGCCGCTCCAGCGGCAGCTCGGGCAGCGACGCGCGGACCTCCTCCAGCCAGGATTCCTCCACCCGCAGCGGCAGGAGGTCGGGCTCGGGGAAGTAGCGATAGTCGTGCGCCTCCTCCTTACCGCGCATCGTCTCGGTGACATCGGCGTCGGCGTCGTACAGGCGGCTCTCCTGCGCGACCGGCTTGCCGGCCCGCAGCAGCCCGCTCTGCCGCTCGATCTCGAACTGCAGCGCCTTCTGGATGAAGCGGAACGAGTTCAGGTTCTTCAGCTCCACCTTGGTGCCCAGCTTCGTCTCGCCTTTCGGGCGCACCGACACGTTGGCGTCGCAGCGCAGCGAGCCTTCCTCCATGTTGCCGTCGCACACCCCCAGATAAAGCAGCAGCGTGCGCAGCGCCGTGAGATAAGCATGGGCCTCCTGCGGGCTCGCCAGATCGGGCTCGCTGACGAGCTCGATCAGCGGCACCCCCGCGCGGTTGAGATCCACCAGCGTCCGGTCCTCGCCCGGCTGATGGATCGACTTGCCGGCGTCCTCCTCCAGGTGGATGCGTGTCAGCCCGATCCGCTTGCGCGTCCCCCCCGTCTCGATCGTGACGGAACCGCCCAGGCACAGCGGCTGGTCGTACATCGAGATCTGATACCCCTTTGGCAGGTCGGGATAGAAGTAGTTCTTCCGCGCAAACAGGCTCTTGGAGCGGATGTC
This DNA window, taken from Candidatus Polarisedimenticolia bacterium, encodes the following:
- a CDS encoding TetR/AcrR family transcriptional regulator, with translation MRQIARREDIADLILDGVDTLLARYGYRKMTMEDLAQEVGIGKGTVYLHFPGKEDLVLAHIDRIVERLLERLREIHREPMAPRERLRRMLITRVMFRFDSVGHYTQSLNDLLSALRQSFLARRQRHLQKEVAVFAEALEEGRAAGAFRFDDAKGTAQALLWATNSLL
- the gatB gene encoding Asp-tRNA(Asn)/Glu-tRNA(Gln) amidotransferase subunit GatB; this translates as MEFEPVIGLEVHAQLLTQSKIFCPCSTRFGNPPNTNTCPVCLGMPGVLPVLNRMAVELALRVGLAVGCDIRSKSLFARKNYFYPDLPKGYQISMYDQPLCLGGSVTIETGGTRKRIGLTRIHLEEDAGKSIHQPGEDRTLVDLNRAGVPLIELVSEPDLASPQEAHAYLTALRTLLLYLGVCDGNMEEGSLRCDANVSVRPKGETKLGTKVELKNLNSFRFIQKALQFEIERQSGLLRAGKPVAQESRLYDADADVTETMRGKEEAHDYRYFPEPDLLPLRVEESWLEEVRASLPELPLERRDRLVSEYQLPAYDADVLTTTRELADYFEVAAKASANPKAASNWVMGEVLRKLKEAKADIAQCPVSPEALAELIGLILSGTLSGSLAKEVFEEMWTTRQPAPEIVRARGLTQISDEAELLTAIDQVIAANPGPLQQYRAGKAATFGFFMGQVMKATKGKANPAMIQKLLTDRLKDS